A genomic segment from Carassius auratus strain Wakin chromosome 25, ASM336829v1, whole genome shotgun sequence encodes:
- the LOC113043156 gene encoding paired amphipathic helix protein Sin3a-like, with protein sequence MRRRLEDQEPVFTPQQRRLPGSTEGFQHRVLAPAPAVFEAVADTMQPTPGIQYPVPQAYQVSTVAQSSSGHSHTPSPAAAHSGAHHHGLAAVQAHGPVPVQGHSHPPTPSASAQGQQQFQRLKVEDALSYLDQVKLQFGNQPHVYNDFLDIMKEFKSQSIDTPGVISRVSQLFKGHPDLIMGFNTFLPPGYKIEVQTNDLVNVTTPGQIHHITPHGISVQNIPTRPPPPPPPQLQNQIPANPPSLASTPPAQPTPKNKPLQSPALTPSSHPNPSIPPYASPRSPPLQPLTPVNSMPTAPPLQNNQPVEFNHAISYVNKIKNRFQGQPNIYKSFLEILHKYQKEQRNAKEAGGSYTPALTEQEVYAEVAQLFKNQEDLLSEFGQFLPDANSSVLLSKTTAEKAESVRNDHGGTAKKPQLNNKQRPNQNSCQIRKHSTTAVTPPVKKKLKLMNIKDPSVAESGKHGGTESLFFDKVRKALRSAEAYDNFLRCLIIFNEEIISRAELVQLVVPFLGKFPELFTWFKNFLGYKEMSHLERYPKERATEGIAMEIDYASCKRLGSSYRALPKSYQLPKCTGRTSLCKEVLNDTWVSFPSWSEDSTFVSSKKTQYEEHMYRCEDERFELDVVLETNLATIRVLEAVQKKLSRMSAEEQAKFRLDNALGGCSEIIHRKAIQRIYGDKALDIIDGLKKNPSVSVPIVLKRLKLKEEEWREAQRGFNKIWREQNEKYYLKSLDHQGINFKQNDTKVLRSKTLLNEIESIFDERQEQVSEDNSACPSGPHLTLTYEDRQILEDAAALIIHYVKRQSSINKEDKHKIKQIIYHFIPDMLFSQRGVLPPSEEDDDEEDMDLDEEASRKHNGLTGGVSGSPTKSKLLFSSSTAQRLRSCEDAYNLFYVNNNWYIFLRLHHTLCSRLLRLYAQAERQIEEDLREREWEREVLGLKRDKNDNTAIQLRLKEPMDIDVEDYYSVFLEMVRSLLDGNMEASQYEDSLREMFTIHAYIAFTVDKLIQNIVRQLQHIVSEEICVQVTELYLSESSHSATGGSLLTQSSRAPAEVSYQRKAEQLMSDENCFKMMFLKNRGNVQLTMELLDTEEENSEGPMEIERWSDYVARYLSTDFSSPDLRDHLSQKPVFLPRNLRRIRKRQRSCESQEKEVKDCGRKENADSMKMECMFKLNSYKMVYVFKSEDYMYRRTALLRAQQSHERVSTRLHQRFHAWTQRWVKEHVTRDMAAETSKWLMGERREGLVPCSTTCDPETLNFQRINKYRVQYGSAHKSP encoded by the exons ATGAGGAGGCGTTTAGAGGATCAGGAGCCAGTGTTCACCCCACAACAGCGCCGGCTTCCCGGCAGCACAGAGGGCTTCCAGCACAGGGTTCTTGCCCCAGCGCCTGCTGTATTCGAGGCTGTGGCTGACACCATGCAGCCTACCCCCGGAATACAGTACCCGGTTCCCCAGGCATACCAG GTGTCCACAGTGGCCCAAAGCTCAAGTGGTCACAGTCACACACCCAGTCCGGCGGCGGCCCACAGTGGTGCTCATCATCATGGTCTGGCAGCGGTCCAGGCCCACGGTCCCGTGCCAGTGCAGGGCCACAGTCACCCGCCCACCCCCTCCGCATCTGCACAGGGGCAGCAGCAGTTCCAGAGACTCAAG GTGGAGGACGCCCTGTCTTACCTGGACCAGGTGAAGCTACAGTTTGGCAATCAACCACACGTCTACAATGATTTCTTGGATATCATGAAAGAGTTTAAATCTCAGAG TATTGACACCCCGGGCGTAATCAGTAGGGTGTCGCAGCTCTTTAAGGGTCACCCTGATCTCATTATGGGGTTTAACACGTTTCTTCCGCCGGGATACAAGATTGAAGTTCAGACCAATGACCTGGTTAACGTGACCACACCCGGTCAGATCCACCACATCACACCTCACGGCATCTCTGTGCAGAACATCCCCACCAGACCACCGCCTCCACCGCCACCACAGCTCCAGAACCAGATCCCTGCAAACCCTCCCAGCCTGGCATCCACACCCCCCGCCCAACCCACACCGAAAAACAAG CCACTGCAGTCTCCAGCTCTGACTCCGAGCAGTCATCCCAATCCGTCCATCCCTCCCTATGCATCCCCTCGTTCGCCCCCGCTGCAGCCCCTCACCCCCGTCAACAGCATGCCCACCGCCCCGCCGCTGCAGAACAACCAGCCCGTGGAGTTCAACCACGCCATCAGCTACGTCAACAAGATTAAGAACCGCTTCCAGGGCCAGCCTAACATCTACAAATCCTTTCTCGAGATCCTGCACAAGTACCAG AAGGAGCAGCGTAATGCTAAAGAAGCGGGCGGGAGTTACACCCCAGCTCTGACTGAACAGGAAGTTTACGCTGAGGTGGCCCAACTCTTCAAAAACCAGGAGGATCTGCTCTCTGAGTTTGGACAGTTCCTGCCGGACGCCAACAGCTCTGTG CTGCTGAGCAAAACGACAGCAGAGAAAGCTGAATCTGTGCGTAACGATCACGGTGGAACGGCCAAGAAACCACAGCTCAATAACAAGCAGAGGCCCAATCAGAACAGCTGCCAGATACGCAAGCACTCGACTACAGCCGTCACCCCACCTGTGAAG aaAAAGCTCAAGTTAATGAATATCAAAGATCCATCCGTGGCAGAATCTGGCAAACATGGAGGAACGGAGTCTCTTTTCTTTGACAAA GTGCGGAAAGCTTTACGAAGTGCTGAAGCATATGACAACTTTCTGCGGTGCCTGATCATTTTTAATGAAGAAATAATTTCTCGTGCTGAGCTGGTTCAACTTGTCGTTCCATTCTTGGG GAAATTTCCTGAGCTGTTCACTTGGTTTAAGAACTTCCTTGGATATAAGGAGATGTCCCATCTGGAGAGGTACCCAAAAGAAAGAGCCACTGAAGGAATTGCCATGGAAATTGACTACGCTTCATGCAAGCGTCTGGGATCTAGTTATCGAGCTTTACCCAAGAGCTACCAGCTTCCCAAATGCACAGGAAGAACATCACTCTGTAAAGAG GTGCTGAATGATACCTGGGTTTCCTTCCCCTCCTGGTCTGAGGACTCGACCTTCGTCAGCTCCAAGAAGACTCAGTATGAAGAGCACATGTACAGGTGTGAGGACGAGCGATTCGAG CTGGATGTCGTATTGGAAACCAACCTGGCCACCATTCGTGTGCTGGAGGCGGTGCAGAAGAAGCTGTCTCGGATGTCTGCGGAAGAGCAGGCGAAGTTCAGACTGGACAACGCTCTGGGCGGCTGCTCGGAGATCATCCACAGGAAAGCCATCCAGAGGATATATGGAGACAAAGCTCTGGACATCATCGACGGACTGAAGAAGAATCCGTCAGTGTCTGTTCCCATTGTACTCAAGAG GCTAAAGCTGAAGGAGGAAGAGTGGCGCGAAGCTCAAAGGGGTTTTAACAAGATCTGGAGAGAGCAGAATGAGAAATACTACCTAAAGTCTCTGGACCATCAAGGCATTAACTTCAAACAGAATGACACTAAGGTGCTGCGCTCAAAAACACTTCTCAACGAGATCGAGAGCATCTTTGATGAG CGGCAGGAACAGGTTTCGGAGGACAACAGTGCGTGTCCGAGCGGGCCTCACCTGACGCTGACCTACGAGGACCGTCAGATCCTGGAGGACGCGGCGGCGCTAATCATTCATTACGTGAAGCGCCAGAGCAGCATCAACAAAGAGGACAAACACAAGATTAAACAGATCATCTACCACTTCATCCCCGACATGCTGTTCTCCCAAAGAGGAGTGTTGCCTCCCTCTGAGGAAGACGATGATGAAGAAGACATGGACCTGGACGAGGAGGCATCCAGGAAGCACAACGGGCTAACGGGAGGCGTTAGCGGCAGCCCGACAAAGTCCAAACTGCTGTTTAGCTCGTCCACGGCTCAGCGGCTGCGCTCCTGCGAGGACGCGTATAATCTGTTTTATGTGAATAACAACTGGTACATCTTCCTCCGGCTGCACCACACTCTGTGCTCGCGTCTGCTGCGGCTCTATGCGCAGGCCGAACGACAGATCGAAGAGGACCTGAGGGAGCGCGAGTGGGAGAGGGAGGTGCTCGGACTCAAACGGGACAAGAATGACAACACTGCAATCCAGCTGCGCCTGAAGGAGCCCA tGGACATAGATGTGGAGGATTATTACTCGGTGTTTCTGGAGATGGTGCGGAGTCTGCTGGATGGGAATATGGAGGCGTCTCAGTATGAGGATTCGCTCCGAGAGATGTTCACCATTCACGCCTACATCGCCTTCACTGTGGACAAGCTGATCCAGAACATAGTCAGACAG CTCCAGCACATAGTGAGCGAGGAGATCTGTGTTCAGGTCACAGAACTGTACCTGAGTGAGAGCAGCCACTCAGCCACCGGTGGATCTCTGCTGACTCAGAGCAGCAGGGCGCCGGCGGAAGTGTCCTACCAGCGCAAGGCCGAGCAGCTCATGTCTGACGAGAACTGCTTCAAG ATGATGTTTCTGAAGAACCGAGGGAACGTTCAGCTAACGATGGAGCTGCTGGACACAGAGGAGGAGAACTCAGAGGGGCCAATGGAGATCGAG CGCTGGTCGGATTACGTTGCGCGGTATCTGTCGACAGATTTCTCATCTCCAGACCTGAGGGATCATCTGTCTCAAAAGCCTGTGTTTCTGCCAAG GAACCTGCGGCGGATCCGTAAGCGTCAGCGCAGCTGTGAGTCTCAGGAAAAGGAAGTGAAGGACTGCGGCAGAAAAGAGAACGCAGACAGCATGAAGATGGAGTGCATGTTCAAACTCAACTCCTATAAGATGGTGTACGTCTTCAAATCTGAGGATTACATGTACAGACGCACCGCGCTCCTGAGAGCCCAGCAG tctcacgAGCGAGTGAGCACACGTCTGCACCAGCGCTTTCACGCCTGGACTCAGCGCTGGGTGAAGGAGCACGTGACCAGAGACATGGCAGCTGAAACCAGCAAGTGGCTCATGGGAGAAAGGCGGGAGGGACTGGTGCCCTGCTCCACCACCTGTGACCCCGAGACCCTTAACTTCCAGCGCATTAATAAGTACAGGGTCCAGTACGGCAGTGCCCACAAGAGCCCGTGA
- the LOC113043158 gene encoding cellular retinoic acid-binding protein 1, with amino-acid sequence MPPNFAGTWKMKSSENFDELLKALGVNAMLRKVAGAAAAKPHVEIRQDGEQFYIKTSTSVRTTEINFRIGEEFDEETVDGRKCKSLATWETENKIYCKQTLVDKEGPVTYWSRELRGDELILIFGADDVVCTRIYKRE; translated from the exons ATGCCTCCCAACTTCGCCGGCACCTGGAAAATGAAGAGCAGTGAGAATTTCGATGAACTTCTGAAAGCTCTCG GTGTGAACGCCATGCTCCGGAAAGTGGCCGGCGCTGCTGCGGCCAAACCGCACGTGGAGATCCGACAGGACGGAGAGCAGTTCTACATCAAGACCTCCACCTCGGTACGCACCACGGAAATCAACTTTCGCATCGGAGAGGAGTTTGACGAGGAGACGGTGGACGGCAGGAAATGTAAG AGTCTGGCCACGTGGGAGACGGAGAATAAAATCTACTGCAAACAGACGCTGGTGGATAAAGAAGGACCAGTTACATACTGGAGTAGAGAGCTGCGTGGAGACGAACTGATcctg ATCTTCGGGGCCGACGATGTGGTTTGCACGAGGATTTACAAGCGAGAGTGA
- the LOC113043160 gene encoding WD repeat-containing protein 61-like: MSTQYSILFKQEHAHEDAIWTAAWGRSEKDGSETIVTGSLDDLVKVWKWWDEKLELQWTLEGHQLGVVSVDISQNGAIAASSSLDAHIRLWDLETGKQIKSMDAGPVDAWTVAFSPDSRYIATGSHLGKVNIFGVESGKKEHSLDTRGKFILSIAYSPDGKYLASGAIDGIINIFDIATGKLLHTLEGHAMPIRSLTFSPDSQLLVTASDDGYIKIYDVQHANLAGTLSGHASWVLNVAFSPDNTHFVSSSSDKSVKVWDTTSRSCVNTFFDHQDQVWSVKYNPTGSRIVSVGDDRAIHIYDCPM, encoded by the exons ATGAGCACACAG TACAGTATACTATTCAAGCAGGAGCATG ctcaTGAAGATGCCATCTGGACGGCAGCATGGGGTCGCAGCGAGAAGGACGGGTCAGAAACCATTGTGACAGGCTCTTTGGACGACCTGGTGAAAGTGTGGAAATG GTGGGATGAGAAGCTGGAGCTGCAGTGGACGCTGGAGGGTCACCAGCTGGGCGTGGTGTCGGTGGACATCAGTCAGAACGGAGCCATCGCCGCCTCCAGCTCTCTAGACGCTCACATTCGGCTCTGGGATCTGGAGACGGGCAAACAGATCAAGTCCATGGATGCAGGCCCTG TTGACGCCTGGACGGTCGCCTTTTCTCCCGACTCCAGATACATTGCCACCGGCAGCCACCTGGGCAAGGTCAACATCTTTGGTGTAGAAAGTGGGAAGAAGGAGCACTCGCTGGACACCAGAGGAAAATTCATTCTGAGTATCGCCTAT agtcCAGATGGAAAGTACTTAGCCAGCGGTGCTATAGATGGAATCATTAATATCTTTGATATTGCGACTGGGAAACTCCTGCATACGCTGGAAG GGCATGCGATGCCTATCAGGTCTCTGACTTTCTCTCCAGACTCTCAGCTGCTGGTAACCGCATCAGACGACGGATACATCAAGATTTATGACGT gcaGCACGCTAACCTGGCCGGCACTCTCAGTGGTCACGCATCCTGGGTGCTAAATGTGGCCTTCTCACCTGACAACACACACTTTGTGTCCAG TTCGTCTGATAAGAGTGTAAAAGTGTGGGACACGACCAGCAGATCGTGCGTGAACACATTCTTTGATCATCAAGACCAG GTTTGGAGTGTGAAGTACAACCCCACAGGCTCGAGAATCGTGTCTGTGGGTGATGACAGAGCCATCCACATTTACGACTGTCCCATGTGA